In one window of Xiphophorus hellerii strain 12219 chromosome 23, Xiphophorus_hellerii-4.1, whole genome shotgun sequence DNA:
- the LOC116714375 gene encoding DNA damage-inducible transcript 4-like protein gives MVYIAAMPFGHGVSVLTEEESVVEMIGKYFFHHNSPGRGSSSARRGSVESCDERDGSWPSADLDAGVEDEQQLLHQDLTRQMECCLTEAKPSVLRCQVLLLPRNMITRVGHHILLSSADEPCGLRGASIRLYVEGKDGLKSVGTVVPDPDVTPTFELSVVFKVDKEDGWHIFDSGKVLKLRPEYRLMKRKLYSSESPVIHEFS, from the exons ATGGTCTATATCGCCGCTATGCCCTTTGGACACGGAGTGTCTGTCTTGACGGAGGAGGAAAGCGTGGTGGAGATGATAGGAAAGTACTTCTTCCACCACAACTCCCCGGGCCGCGGGTCGAGTTCGGCCCGGCGGGGAAGCGTTGAGAGCTGCGATGAGAGGGACGGCAGCTGGCCTT CCGCAGATTTGGATGCTGGTGTTGAGGATGAacagcagctcctccatcaGGACCTGACCCGGCAGATGGAGTGCTGTCTGACGGAAGCCAAGCCGTCCGTCCTGCGCTGCcaggtgctgctgctgccccGCAACATGATCACCAGGGTCGGGCACCACATCCTGCTCTCCTCCGCCGATGAGCCCTGCGGGCTCCGGGGCGCCTCCATCAGGCTGTACGTTGAGGGCAAAGACGGCCTCAAGTCTGTGGGGACCGTCGTTCCGGACCCAGATGTGACCCCGACCTTTGAACTCTCTGTGGTGTTCAAGGTGGACAAGGAGGATGGCTGGCACATCTTTGATTCTGGAAAAGTGCTGAAGCTGAGGCCGGAGTAccggctgatgaagaggaagctCTACTCCTCTGAAAGTCCCGTGATCCACGAGTTCAGCTAG
- the sting1 gene encoding stimulator of interferon genes protein: MHCLRDEDALIPSPRGSLPKVCGALVATIATGGLLLLSPGRLIHLVALATLIVTLGPLLHGLYLLLEELLHHSNTRYRGRSLLGHVLPACGLGPKTLLAAAMAALLLYLTRHSLMHKGQSWELVVLVPVLYALFKCLGVLGPSEVEVSDICEERKMNVAHGLAWSFYLGYLQLVLPSLEKSIDSFRGSHRDSFWGRGSQKLLILIPLNANISHKLEDEDGNIQFYDSLPNSELDRAGVRGRVYKHSVYRVKDKRGKAHDCAVEYATPLLTLYRMSQERSAGFGASERRQQVLLFYRTLRDVLDQSLECRNRYRLILIKDEHEDDPNFLSNTILRHLEQQNKEEFCLNGAPQRETNKPVEVEDWHNSEQMSREPTLMISLDRPQPLRGPVEDTDSFRAT, translated from the exons ATGCATTGCCTTAGAGATGAGGACGCTCTTATCCCGTCACCTCGTGGAAGTTTACCAAAAGTTTGCGGTGCATTGGTGGCTACCATAGCAACCGGGGGACTCCTGCTTCTGTCTCCTGGTAGGCTAATTCACCTGGTAGCTTTAGCAACACTCATAGTGACTCTTGGGCCCCTGCTGCATGGACTCTATCTGCTGCTTGAGGAGCTGCTGCACCATTCAAACACAAG GTACCGAGGTCGGTCGCTGCTCGGCCACGTCCTGCCAGCCTGTGGATTGGGGCCCAAGACTCTGCTGGCGGCAGCAATGGCCGCCCTCCTGCTGTACCTCACCAGGCACTCTCTGATGCACAAAGGCCAAAGCTGGGAGCTCGTTGTTCTGGTTCCTGTGCTTTACGCGCTCTTCAAATGCCTGGGAGTCCTG GGTCCGTCGGAGGTGGAGGTGTCGGACATCTGCGAGGAGAGGAAGATGAACGTGGCGCACGGCCTGGCCTGGTCCTTCTACCTCGGTTACCTGCAGTTGGTGCTCCCAA GTTTGGAGAAGTCCATCGATTCTTTCCGCGGCTCTCATCGCGACAGCTTCTGGGGTCGCGGCTCCCAGAAGCTCCTCATCCTCATTCCACTTAACGCCAACATATCGCACAAGCTGGAGGACGAAGACGGCAACATCCAGTTCTACGACAGCCTCCCGAACAGCGAGCTGGACAGGGCCGGGGTCCGGGGCCGCGTCTACAAGCACAGCGTCTACAGGGTGAAGGACAAGCGCGGGAAG GCCCATGACTGCGCTGTGGAGTATGCGACCCCTCTGCTGACTCTGTACCGCATGTCCCAGGAGAGAAGCGCAGGTTTTGGGGCGTCTGAGCGCAGGCAGCAGGTCCTTCTCTTCTACCGGACCCTGAGGGACGTTCTGGACCAGTCTCTGGAGTGCCGCAACCGCTACAGACTCATCCTGATCAAAG ATGAGCACGAGGACGACCCTAACTTCTTGTCCAACACTATCCTGCGGCATCTGGAGCAGCAGAACAAAGAGGAGTTCTGTCTGAACGGAGCGCCGCAGCGGGAGACCAACAAACCCGTGGAGGTGGAGGACTGGCACAACTCTGAACAAATGAGCCGAGAGCCCACGCTGATGATCAGCCTGGACAGGCCTCAGCCTCTGAGAGGGCCCGTCGAGGACACAGACAGCTTCAGAGCAACTTAA